The Thermanaeromonas sp. C210 genome segment ACCGTGCTCCTGACCACCCACTACATGGAGGAAGCGGCCTATCTCTGTGACAGGGTACTGGTCATGAACGAGGGCCGCATTTTGGCAGAAGGGGCACCAGAAGACCTCGTACGCTGCCAGGTCGGTCAAGAAGTAATCGAGCTGGCTCCCTTTCCCAACCACCGGCCCGGCGAATTTTTAACAGGCCTCGACGGTCAAATCAGGGGTTACCAGCTCGTGGGAGAGACTTTATTCCTCTATACGGACCGCGGCCACGACCTCTGGCCGCGGCTACAGGACCGGGCTTTCCGGCACAAAATGCTGCGCCCGGCTACCCTGGAAGACGTCTTCCTAAAGCTGGCAGGGAGGGGGTTGACGCAATGAGCCCGCAGCTCTCCCGCCGTACCTGGAAGGTCTTCTGGCGTAACTTCATCGTTTTCCGCAAAACCTGGCTTGCCAATATCATGTTTAATTTTGTGGAGCCCCTCCTCTATCTAGGGGCCATGGGTTGGGGGCTGGGTAGCTATATCCCTGCCATCCAGGGGATGAGCTATCTCCAGTTCCTGGCCCCGGGGCTCATCGCTTCTTCGGCCATGTGGGCCACGGCCTCGGAATGCACCTATGATAGTTTCGTCCGCATGCGCTACCAGAAAATTTATTATGCCCTGGCGGTCACCCCCCTGAGTATAGAGGAAATCGTGCTGGGGGAAATGCTCTTTGGGGCCTTCAAAGGGCTGCTTTACGGGAGCGTGATTCTCCTGGTGATCTTCGTGCTAGGGCTGGTTCCCTCTCCCTGGGCCCTCCTCATTCCCCCGGTCCTGGTACTCTGCGGCCTGGCCTTTGCCGAGTTAAGCATGATCTGGACCGGCCTGGTACCCAAAATCGATACCTTCAGCTATTATTTCACTTTGATAATTACCCCCATGTTCCTGTTTTCAGGCATCTTTTTTCCCCTGGGCGATCTGCCACCCCTGGCCCAACAGCTGGCATGGTTCCTCCCCCTGTACCACGTAGTGGAGCTCCTGCGGGCCCTTACCCTCGGGCATATAGGGGGGCACCTGTGGCTTCACGTAGTATGGCTGCTGGCCTTTATCGCTCTGTTCCTATACCCTCCCATCCATCTTCTGCGCCAGCGTCTCGTGGGTTAGTAAAATCATCATAAGGTAAGGCGGGGACGCTGCCGGGAATACGTCAGACCCAGGAGAGAAGCTATTTTTAATGCCAGGCGGACCGGCCAAAGGGATAAGTAACGTTTTAACTCCTGTTTTTCCCGCTGGAGTTCGGCTACTGCCTGTTCCAGGTCCTCGTTGGCAATCAACGTGGTCTGCAAGCGATATTCCTGTTCCCGGAGCTGCTGTTTAAGCCGTGCCTGCTCGGCCTGGGCATCGGCCACTGTTTTGTTTAAGGTACCCTGGAGCTGCATGAGCCTGGTTTCCAGGTGGTGAACCCTTTTCTTTAGGGCGTCGCGTTCCACCCTTAGACTGACCAGTTGTTCTTCCACCTGGGTTAGCTCCTGCCGTAGCTCTTCCTTCCGTTGATGAAGCTTTTCCAGATCGGCCAGGAGGTTTTGGTTCTCCTTGCGCAAGTCTTCCACCTCCTGGCGCAGCTCTGCCAGTTCCCGGTTTTCAGCGACCTTCTCCCCCGGTGGCATGGTCTTGCCGCCGTTGATTAGGCTGAGCTCCGGACCCGTATTGAGGATCAAGGTAGCCGCCTCCGCCCCGGCCGCCACTTCTTGCCAGGCGGCAGCGCCATCGGCCGGATTGGTAGAGGACTCCAGGGGAAAGAGCTTGTCCCAGAAGTCCTTTTCTTTTTCGGGTTCCGGCAGGTGTTCCGCAGCAGCAGGGGCGGTGGTCTCTTCCATCGTCGCCGCGGCCGGTTGCTTATCCTCTTCCGGGTCGCGGTAGGACCAGTGGATCAGGCCCCACCTCCCGTCCTTAAGCCTTAAGAAACGGCCATCATGCACCAGCTTCTGTTCACCAGGCACTTCCGGCTTACCGCTCTCCCGCAGCTCGCTGTTAATATCGCTTAACCGCATGGCCATCCCCTTGGTCTGCAAGAGCCGGTGCGCCGGGTCGTTGTCCTTCAGGCCATCCAGGCGCAGGCACCAGAACCCCTTTCCTTCATTCCTGAAGCAGGGGTTCTTGCTGAGGCACCGGTTCACGTTCTTCTGCACCTTGGCCGTGGATTGGTTGGGCAGGAGCTCTTTCTGGGCAGCGGCAACGAGCTCGCTCACGGATTGGGGAGAATATTCGAACAGACGAAGTTTAAGCAGGTCGGTAAGGGAGTCTAAACGCCCGGTCACCTGAATTTTAGCTACCTTGGGTAAGGGGGCAATTTTCGATTTCTTAGCCATCGATGTCACCTCTTTGGGTACTTCCTGTTTCCCAGGAAATATTTGACATCAATGGCTCAAACTCCTTCGGGAAAAAGGAAAGGTTATGTCATTTTATGGTAAGATAAAGCCCCGAAAAATAGCGAAGACTGTAGCCCTGGTCCTCCCCTCCGACCGTATATCCGTACTGAACTCACCCGCGGTGTTCCTCTAAAATTTCCCGTGCCTGGGCCGCTTTCCCTTCGGGCACCAGGACCTCTACCTCGCCCAGGGGGCCGAGATTTAGACCGTATAACCTCCCTATGGCCTCACCGCGCAGCCGTACAGGTATACCAGCTGATTCCAGGAGGCCCTTCATCAGGGAGGCCTCTACCGGCAAAGTGGCTGCTACTACTACCCATCTTTCTCCCATGGGCACCCGTCCTCTCCACAGGTCCGTTCTTTACGCCTGCGCAACTCTTCCAGTACGCGACCGAAGGCTTCCGGCAGGGGCGCGCTGAATTCCAGATACTCCCCAGTGCGGGGATGAGTCAAACCGAGGTGGGCAGCATGGAGGAGCTGCCCCGGCACGGCGAAGGGCTGTCGGCGCAAACCGTACTTGGGGTCTCCTACCACCGGATGGCCCACATAGGCCATGTGCACTCGTATCTGGTGGGTACGGCCGGTTTCCAGGGTAGCTTCCACGAGGGTATAGCCGGGAAAGCGCTCCCGAACGCGGTAATGGGTAACCGCCGGCCGCGAATTCTTGAGGGTTACGGCCATTCGCTGGCGGTCAACGGGGTGACGGCCGATGGGGGCTTCAATGCGGCCCGAGGATTCCGTGATTTCTCCGTGCACCAAAGCCAGGTACACCCGTTTGACCTGGCGAGCTTTGATCTGGGCCACCAGAGAGCGATGGGCCGCATCATTTTTAGCGGCTACCAGCAGCCCGGAGGTGTCTTTGTCCAGGCGGTGGACGATGCCCGGCCGTAGAACACCGTTGATCCCGGACAGGTTCCTGCAGTGGTAGAGAAGGGCGTTTACCAGGGTGCCCCTTTCGTTTCCCGGGGCAGGATGGACTACCATTCCCTGGGGCTTGTTTACGACGATAATATCCTCATCTTCATAGACCACATCCAGTTCAAGGGGCTCCGGCCTGGCCTCTAGGCGCCGCGGCAGCGGTATATGGCCCGATATCCGGTCCCCCGGCCGGACCTTGTAATGGGCCTT includes the following:
- a CDS encoding DUF2007 domain-containing protein; translation: MGERWVVVAATLPVEASLMKGLLESAGIPVRLRGEAIGRLYGLNLGPLGEVEVLVPEGKAAQAREILEEHRG
- a CDS encoding ABC transporter permease; translated protein: MSPQLSRRTWKVFWRNFIVFRKTWLANIMFNFVEPLLYLGAMGWGLGSYIPAIQGMSYLQFLAPGLIASSAMWATASECTYDSFVRMRYQKIYYALAVTPLSIEEIVLGEMLFGAFKGLLYGSVILLVIFVLGLVPSPWALLIPPVLVLCGLAFAELSMIWTGLVPKIDTFSYYFTLIITPMFLFSGIFFPLGDLPPLAQQLAWFLPLYHVVELLRALTLGHIGGHLWLHVVWLLAFIALFLYPPIHLLRQRLVG
- a CDS encoding RluA family pseudouridine synthase, with translation MTGSFSFVVGQEDAGVRLDVWLARHLPNISRSRVQGLIEEGLISVEGRPVKAHYKVRPGDRISGHIPLPRRLEARPEPLELDVVYEDEDIIVVNKPQGMVVHPAPGNERGTLVNALLYHCRNLSGINGVLRPGIVHRLDKDTSGLLVAAKNDAAHRSLVAQIKARQVKRVYLALVHGEITESSGRIEAPIGRHPVDRQRMAVTLKNSRPAVTHYRVRERFPGYTLVEATLETGRTHQIRVHMAYVGHPVVGDPKYGLRRQPFAVPGQLLHAAHLGLTHPRTGEYLEFSAPLPEAFGRVLEELRRRKERTCGEDGCPWEKDG